Proteins encoded by one window of Corynebacterium amycolatum:
- a CDS encoding DUF2339 domain-containing protein — MNTGSNGFGPKAENTNPNQHSARYDKPPTRDFVLTGDSVSELSHALADLEASSLRLAQLTRTWQVRLSQASGQAPTVPSAPQTTGTEFAPVPQAVPKSAPERTPQAPPHAAPQGAHQHNPQPPPTQADWRNQPAPLPQSDAGAQPMFGFPSAHQWRRDSKSPQSSPSPQSSLTGSAPPPKLPEAPREPREPREPWWRNEKAIIRIIAIFGGLITAAGIAFFVAVAIQSGLIGPAGRVVLAYLLAAVLAVAAVRAHRRQAPPAGVTALIATSLAAAHLTTMSMSYLLDWIPVAATLVIMLPFAAVGLYGARWTKSSATAAWAITINTGLMLWATIGLNFHARPLSSSLAQITLQLMVIAATVCFLNIPFRKYVVAFLLGANVLIGAITTNNALVLPAIAALTIALFVFAQFGPLALARQLTPELDDEPSETSTWEDDLVTTTSVVAFSTPVIAAVPTVNAAQSTSSLWLLFYGGFVLFIAIAAIFLWNRAIFSYLAPMALATAILPWLALAVAGPEGDAGAGTGTHAWGLIPISIGAALFVWALATAPKHSALGTRLQAPEPTRDAVAPYTKIAALTWLLGATVVHLYILPAALNAGAAADYSATWAEMLSLLFLLCADVGLAVTAARSQLPPAFALIGLAALGMPFIVLLTTIGVSFNAAHMLLSIFWATIAGMLVLSKRFHHIPARLAAGLTIAALSIVKLIFYDMATLDGVIRALAFLGCGLILLAMAVSGAKQKNAEEPAASDRDGTASDSDAATAVGAAAAADANAADADPVADRLEGVTRTDRPGISDGNEPTT, encoded by the coding sequence ATGAATACTGGCTCCAACGGCTTTGGCCCTAAAGCCGAGAACACCAACCCTAATCAGCATTCCGCCCGATACGACAAGCCCCCGACCAGAGATTTTGTCCTGACCGGCGACTCCGTCTCAGAGCTTTCCCATGCTCTGGCAGATTTGGAGGCCAGCTCGCTTCGGCTGGCTCAACTCACCCGAACTTGGCAGGTGCGCCTTTCGCAGGCAAGCGGGCAAGCGCCGACTGTACCGAGCGCGCCTCAAACTACGGGAACGGAATTTGCGCCGGTACCTCAAGCGGTACCTAAATCGGCGCCTGAGCGGACACCTCAAGCGCCGCCCCATGCTGCGCCCCAAGGGGCACATCAACACAATCCGCAGCCACCGCCAACACAAGCGGACTGGCGGAATCAACCAGCTCCCCTGCCACAGAGCGACGCAGGTGCGCAGCCGATGTTCGGCTTCCCCTCTGCCCACCAGTGGCGGCGGGATTCGAAGTCGCCGCAGTCTTCTCCCTCACCGCAGTCTTCCCTAACCGGCTCCGCCCCGCCGCCGAAACTGCCAGAGGCACCGCGTGAACCTCGCGAGCCCCGCGAACCCTGGTGGCGCAACGAGAAGGCAATCATCAGAATCATTGCAATCTTTGGCGGTCTCATCACCGCTGCCGGTATCGCGTTCTTCGTCGCGGTCGCAATCCAATCCGGCCTGATTGGACCGGCCGGGCGTGTGGTCCTGGCTTACTTGTTGGCCGCCGTGCTCGCGGTCGCGGCTGTGCGAGCGCACCGTCGTCAAGCACCGCCTGCTGGCGTAACGGCATTGATTGCGACATCGCTAGCCGCTGCACACCTGACAACGATGTCGATGTCCTACCTCCTCGACTGGATTCCGGTGGCGGCGACGCTGGTCATCATGCTGCCTTTCGCCGCCGTCGGCCTATACGGCGCGCGGTGGACAAAGTCGAGCGCAACCGCCGCGTGGGCCATCACAATCAACACCGGATTAATGCTGTGGGCGACGATCGGCCTCAACTTCCACGCCCGCCCGCTGAGCTCCTCGCTCGCGCAAATCACCCTTCAACTGATGGTTATCGCCGCTACCGTCTGCTTCTTGAACATCCCCTTCCGGAAGTACGTAGTCGCATTCCTGCTCGGCGCAAACGTTCTCATCGGCGCGATCACGACCAACAATGCACTGGTGCTGCCTGCAATCGCCGCACTCACCATTGCCCTTTTCGTGTTTGCCCAGTTCGGCCCGCTGGCGTTGGCTCGCCAACTCACTCCCGAGCTTGACGACGAGCCTTCGGAGACCAGCACTTGGGAAGACGATCTGGTCACCACCACGTCAGTAGTTGCCTTCTCGACTCCGGTTATAGCTGCAGTCCCAACGGTCAACGCCGCACAGTCCACCTCCAGCCTCTGGTTGCTGTTCTACGGCGGATTCGTGCTGTTCATCGCAATTGCTGCGATATTCCTTTGGAACCGTGCCATCTTCAGCTATCTCGCCCCAATGGCCTTGGCCACGGCAATTCTGCCCTGGCTTGCACTCGCGGTAGCGGGCCCAGAAGGGGACGCAGGAGCCGGTACTGGAACCCACGCCTGGGGTCTCATCCCAATCTCCATCGGTGCCGCGCTCTTTGTCTGGGCGCTGGCCACAGCACCGAAGCACAGCGCGCTTGGCACCCGACTACAAGCTCCTGAGCCAACGCGGGATGCCGTCGCACCCTATACAAAGATTGCGGCGCTGACCTGGCTGCTCGGCGCAACGGTAGTACACCTCTACATCCTGCCCGCAGCGTTGAATGCCGGTGCTGCGGCTGACTACTCGGCAACGTGGGCAGAAATGCTTTCGCTGTTGTTCCTGCTGTGCGCCGACGTCGGCCTGGCCGTGACGGCGGCAAGGTCGCAGCTGCCGCCAGCTTTTGCACTGATTGGCCTGGCTGCGCTGGGTATGCCATTTATCGTGCTGCTCACAACTATTGGCGTGAGCTTCAACGCTGCACACATGTTGCTGAGTATTTTCTGGGCCACGATAGCTGGCATGCTGGTGCTATCGAAGAGGTTCCACCACATTCCGGCGCGACTGGCAGCGGGTTTGACCATTGCGGCGCTGTCTATCGTCAAGCTGATCTTCTACGACATGGCAACACTCGATGGCGTTATCCGCGCCTTGGCGTTCCTCGGCTGTGGTCTAATTCTGCTAGCCATGGCGGTCTCCGGAGCAAAGCAGAAGAATGCCGAGGAACCAGCGGCATCGGACCGTGACGGCACCGCCAGCGATTCTGACGCTGCCACCGCTGTCGGCGCTGCCGCTGCCGCCGATGCCAATGCTGCCGATGCCGACCCCGTTGCTGACAGACTGGAAGGCGTCACCCGCACCGACCGTCCAGGAATTTCCGACGGAAACGAGCCGACTACCTAA
- the infC gene encoding translation initiation factor IF-3, with the protein MFRFNLGGHISAEARINEDIRVPEVRLVGPNGEQVGVVRTGDALKLAYEADLDLVEVAPRAKPPVAKIMDYGKFKYEQAQKAREARKNQQQTVVKEQKFRPKIDDHDYDTKKNNVVRFLEKGSKVKVTIMFRGREQSRPELGFRLLERLAADVEEYGTVESRPKQDGRNMTMVLGPVRNKGKK; encoded by the coding sequence TTGTTCAGGTTCAACCTAGGAGGCCACATCAGCGCTGAAGCTCGTATTAACGAGGATATTCGAGTACCGGAAGTCCGCCTTGTAGGACCGAATGGTGAGCAGGTGGGCGTTGTCCGCACCGGTGACGCACTCAAGCTCGCTTACGAAGCAGACCTTGACCTGGTTGAGGTTGCTCCGCGAGCAAAGCCGCCGGTCGCCAAGATTATGGACTACGGCAAGTTCAAGTACGAACAAGCCCAGAAGGCACGCGAGGCTCGAAAGAACCAGCAGCAGACTGTGGTCAAGGAGCAGAAGTTCCGTCCGAAGATTGATGACCACGACTACGACACCAAGAAGAACAACGTTGTTCGTTTCTTGGAGAAGGGTTCGAAGGTCAAGGTCACGATTATGTTCCGTGGCCGTGAACAGTCTCGTCCAGAACTGGGATTCCGCCTGTTGGAGCGTCTGGCCGCCGATGTCGAAGAGTACGGCACCGTCGAGTCTCGCCCGAAGCAGGACGGTCGCAACATGACTATGGTCCTGGGGCCGGTTCGGAATAAGGGTAAGAAGTAA
- the rpmI gene encoding 50S ribosomal protein L35 → MKQKTHKGTAKRIKVTGSGKLRREQANRRHLLEGKPSTRTRRLKGTTDVAKSDVKRVKRLLGKA, encoded by the coding sequence ATGAAGCAGAAGACCCACAAGGGCACCGCAAAGCGCATCAAGGTTACCGGTTCCGGCAAGCTGCGCCGCGAGCAGGCTAACCGCCGCCACCTCCTGGAGGGCAAGCCGTCCACTCGTACCCGTCGCCTGAAGGGCACCACGGACGTTGCTAAGTCGGACGTCAAGCGCGTCAAGCGTCTGCTGGGCAAGGCTTAA
- the rplT gene encoding 50S ribosomal protein L20 produces MARVKRSVNAKKKRREVLDSAKGYRGQRSRLYRKAKEQMLHSKTYEFRDRRHRKGQFRRLWIQRINAAARANDITYNRFVQGLNLAGVEVDRKNLAELAVNDPQAFAALVKVAKDALPEDVNAPAAK; encoded by the coding sequence GTGGCACGTGTGAAGCGGTCTGTTAACGCTAAGAAGAAGCGTCGCGAAGTTCTCGATTCCGCAAAGGGCTACCGTGGTCAGCGCTCTCGCCTGTACCGCAAGGCCAAGGAGCAGATGCTCCACTCCAAGACTTACGAGTTCCGCGATCGCCGCCACCGTAAGGGTCAGTTCCGTCGTCTGTGGATTCAGCGCATCAACGCTGCTGCCCGCGCTAACGACATCACCTACAACCGCTTCGTCCAGGGCCTGAACCTGGCTGGCGTTGAGGTTGACCGTAAGAACCTGGCTGAGCTGGCTGTCAACGACCCACAGGCATTCGCTGCTCTGGTCAAGGTCGCTAAGGACGCTCTGCCGGAGGACGTCAACGCTCCTGCTGCTAAGTAA
- a CDS encoding TrmH family RNA methyltransferase translates to MNSALYFNDEPFTPRTPRVSAAIQLHRAAKRKKAGRFLVEGFNSVDAAIRAEAVVEIFVTVAAAEQFCELLTGYLEPGTQRKSVSLIDDSAARSLSETVTTTGLFAVCDIGAVSTSLEEAIEVGKQSGCLVIPVECNDPGNVGTIVRMTDALGAGAVILAGDSVDPLNSKAVRSSAGSVFHTPVARERDIDVVVERVREAGFTTLATAMDGALTLGVDALPDGPVAWLFGNEAHGLSEEITASAGASVAIPIKGEAESLNLATAAAMCLWETVRGN, encoded by the coding sequence ATGAACTCTGCGCTGTACTTCAACGACGAGCCGTTTACTCCTCGCACTCCGCGCGTCTCGGCGGCTATTCAGCTCCACCGTGCGGCCAAGCGGAAGAAGGCTGGGCGCTTCCTCGTCGAGGGCTTCAATTCCGTCGATGCGGCTATCCGCGCAGAGGCCGTCGTGGAAATCTTCGTCACGGTAGCCGCCGCCGAGCAGTTCTGCGAGCTGCTCACGGGGTATCTCGAACCTGGGACGCAGCGCAAGTCTGTTTCGCTTATCGACGACTCCGCCGCCCGCTCATTAAGCGAAACCGTCACCACTACCGGGCTTTTCGCCGTCTGCGACATAGGTGCGGTGTCCACTTCGTTGGAGGAGGCCATTGAGGTTGGAAAGCAGTCCGGTTGTCTGGTGATTCCGGTGGAGTGCAATGACCCGGGCAATGTTGGCACGATTGTGCGCATGACTGATGCCCTCGGTGCTGGTGCGGTGATCCTTGCTGGCGATTCGGTTGACCCTTTGAACTCGAAGGCCGTGCGTTCCTCTGCGGGGTCTGTTTTCCATACACCGGTCGCACGCGAGCGCGATATCGATGTCGTTGTGGAGAGAGTCAGGGAAGCGGGTTTTACCACCCTCGCTACGGCGATGGATGGCGCTCTCACGCTCGGTGTTGATGCGCTTCCCGACGGTCCCGTCGCCTGGCTTTTCGGCAACGAAGCACATGGCCTGTCGGAGGAGATTACGGCCTCGGCGGGGGCGAGTGTGGCCATCCCGATTAAGGGCGAGGCAGAGTCGTTGAACCTCGCCACCGCAGCGGCTATGTGCCTGTGGGAGACAGTTCGGGGTAACTAG
- the pheS gene encoding phenylalanine--tRNA ligase subunit alpha, whose translation MSDSPNPIDLSEDALQAAAQKATDAFDAAGNLDELSAARREHLGDEGYIPQARRALGSIPKAERKDAGRRVNVVRGAVEKHYAERLAVLEEEENARRLVAERIDVSVDTTRGQRGGMHPITILSEQIGDIFVGMGWEVAEGPEVEAEYFNFDALNFLPDHPARTLQDTFHIAPEGSKQVLRTHTSPVQVRTLQSRDLPIYVICPGRTFRTDELDATHTPVFHQIEGLAVDKGLTMGHLRGTLDHMAKALFGPETKTRMRTNYFPFTEPSAEVDVWFPNKKGGAGWIEWGGCGMVNPNVLRASGIDPEVYSGFAFGMGLERTLQFRNGLTDMRDMVEGDVRFTQPFGIRG comes from the coding sequence GTGAGCGATTCGCCAAATCCTATCGATCTTTCCGAGGACGCCCTCCAGGCGGCTGCGCAGAAGGCCACGGATGCCTTTGACGCTGCCGGCAACCTGGATGAGCTTTCTGCCGCCCGTCGTGAGCACTTGGGGGATGAAGGTTACATTCCGCAGGCTCGCCGCGCGCTGGGCTCCATTCCGAAGGCTGAGCGCAAGGATGCTGGTCGTCGCGTGAATGTTGTTCGCGGAGCCGTCGAGAAGCACTATGCAGAGCGTCTTGCGGTGCTGGAGGAAGAGGAAAACGCGCGCCGTCTGGTCGCGGAGCGCATCGACGTGTCGGTGGACACCACGCGAGGCCAGCGTGGCGGTATGCACCCAATTACTATCCTGTCTGAGCAGATCGGTGACATCTTCGTGGGCATGGGTTGGGAAGTTGCCGAGGGCCCGGAGGTCGAAGCCGAGTACTTCAACTTTGACGCGCTGAACTTCCTGCCGGATCACCCGGCTCGTACCCTGCAGGATACTTTCCACATTGCGCCGGAAGGATCCAAGCAGGTGCTGCGTACGCACACCTCTCCGGTTCAGGTTCGTACTCTGCAGTCGCGTGACCTGCCAATTTACGTTATCTGCCCGGGGCGTACCTTCCGTACCGATGAGCTCGATGCCACCCATACCCCGGTCTTCCACCAGATCGAGGGGCTCGCTGTGGACAAGGGTCTGACCATGGGCCACTTGCGCGGAACGCTGGACCATATGGCAAAGGCGCTGTTCGGACCGGAGACCAAGACCCGTATGCGCACCAACTACTTCCCGTTCACCGAGCCGTCGGCTGAGGTTGATGTCTGGTTCCCGAACAAGAAGGGCGGCGCTGGCTGGATTGAGTGGGGCGGCTGCGGCATGGTGAACCCGAACGTGCTGCGGGCCTCCGGCATTGACCCGGAGGTGTACTCGGGCTTCGCGTTCGGCATGGGGCTGGAGCGCACCCTGCAGTTCCGCAACGGTCTGACCGATATGCGCGACATGGTCGAAGGCGATGTTCGCTTCACGCAGCCGTTCGGTATCCGCGGCTAA
- the pheT gene encoding phenylalanine--tRNA ligase subunit beta, with translation MFVPQSWVTEIARGPENTINPDWSVTPDELDEGFVRVGFETEGHEPLEKIEGPLVFGRVDHIEELEGFKKPIRFCQVNVGDANGTGELQEIICGARNFEEGSIVVVALPGCVLPGGFEISARKTYGKVSNGMLCSEAELGMTDSSAGILTLPSAPAELGSCAKEFIGLDDEKFEVNITPDRGYALSARGLGREICSAFNLDFADPAKVKELPVDGEILNVTIDEDTDTRRFGLRRVTGINPNAETPWWMRRRLLLAGQRPVNVATDVTNYVMLLLGQPMHAFDGSKIAGGLHIRNAKAGETLTTLDHVDRKLDPADVVICDDNGIQSLAGIMGGLTSEIADDTTDVVFEAANWSPLHVFRSGRRHKLSSEASRRFERGVDTALVEPALDLACQLLADIAGGTIDTGRTLLGEVATMPTIDFAVNRASEVAGVDYPRETVIGRLREVGCEVVDNGDRLAVTPPTWRSDLTMSADLVEEILRLEGLEDIPVILPIAPAGRGLTERQLRRRFVGHALAHNGYLEILPTPFIANDVFDVWGLDADDPRRNTVKVINPLESDHAQLGTTLLPSMLESLKRNVARGQVDLSLYGVEQVSIERGNGVSPMPSTAGLPSEAERAELLDSLPEQPLHVATVACGRIRLDSPWGDEDAYTVADAIEAARIVARAANVELEIRNAEVLPWHPGRCAELLVDGHVVGHAGELYPKVCKDAGLPERTCAMEINLDALPVTEHLPAPVLSPFPAVHQDVALVVSDEVSAAEVEKTLVEGAGELLESIRVFDVYRSEQMGEGVRSLAYSLRFRAPDRTLKEEEASAAREAAIELATTRHGAQLRG, from the coding sequence ATGTTCGTTCCACAGTCGTGGGTCACTGAAATCGCTCGCGGCCCAGAGAACACCATCAACCCGGACTGGTCCGTCACCCCGGACGAGCTGGATGAGGGCTTTGTCCGCGTTGGTTTTGAAACCGAGGGGCACGAGCCGCTGGAGAAGATCGAGGGTCCGCTGGTTTTCGGTCGTGTCGACCACATTGAGGAGCTCGAGGGCTTCAAGAAGCCAATTCGCTTCTGTCAGGTCAACGTCGGCGATGCCAATGGCACCGGCGAACTGCAGGAGATTATCTGTGGTGCCCGCAACTTCGAAGAGGGCTCGATTGTCGTCGTCGCACTGCCGGGCTGCGTGCTGCCGGGCGGTTTCGAGATTTCCGCACGGAAGACCTACGGCAAGGTTTCCAACGGCATGCTCTGCTCCGAAGCTGAGCTGGGCATGACCGATTCCTCCGCCGGTATTCTCACGCTCCCGTCGGCCCCGGCTGAGCTGGGTTCGTGCGCCAAGGAGTTCATTGGGCTCGATGATGAAAAGTTCGAGGTCAACATCACTCCGGACCGCGGTTATGCGCTGTCGGCCCGCGGTCTTGGCCGCGAGATCTGCTCCGCATTCAACCTCGACTTCGCCGATCCAGCCAAGGTCAAGGAGCTACCGGTCGATGGTGAGATCCTGAACGTCACCATCGACGAGGACACCGACACCCGCCGCTTTGGTCTGCGCCGCGTCACCGGCATCAATCCGAACGCCGAGACCCCATGGTGGATGCGCCGCCGTCTGCTGCTGGCTGGTCAGCGTCCGGTCAACGTGGCCACGGACGTCACCAACTACGTGATGCTGCTGCTCGGTCAGCCGATGCACGCCTTCGATGGCTCCAAGATCGCTGGTGGCCTGCACATCCGCAACGCTAAGGCCGGCGAGACTCTGACGACTCTCGACCACGTGGACCGCAAGCTCGACCCGGCGGACGTCGTCATCTGCGACGACAACGGTATTCAGTCACTGGCCGGCATCATGGGCGGACTTACCTCCGAGATTGCCGACGACACCACCGATGTGGTCTTCGAGGCCGCCAACTGGTCGCCGCTGCACGTCTTCCGCAGCGGTCGCCGCCACAAGCTGAGCTCCGAGGCTTCACGACGTTTCGAGCGCGGCGTGGACACCGCCCTTGTCGAGCCGGCTCTGGACTTGGCCTGCCAGCTGCTCGCTGACATCGCCGGCGGCACTATCGACACTGGTCGCACCCTGCTCGGCGAGGTTGCCACCATGCCGACTATTGACTTTGCCGTCAACCGCGCCAGCGAAGTTGCGGGCGTTGATTACCCGCGTGAAACCGTCATTGGTCGCCTGCGCGAGGTCGGTTGCGAGGTCGTTGACAACGGTGACCGCCTGGCTGTCACTCCGCCAACCTGGCGCTCGGACCTGACCATGTCCGCTGACCTGGTTGAGGAAATCCTGCGACTGGAGGGTCTGGAAGACATTCCGGTTATCCTTCCAATCGCTCCGGCCGGCCGCGGTCTGACCGAGCGTCAGCTGCGCCGCCGCTTCGTCGGTCACGCGTTGGCCCACAATGGCTACCTGGAGATTCTGCCGACACCGTTCATTGCCAACGATGTATTCGACGTCTGGGGCCTGGACGCTGATGACCCGCGTCGTAACACCGTCAAGGTCATCAACCCGTTGGAGTCCGACCACGCTCAGCTGGGCACGACTCTGCTGCCGTCCATGCTGGAGTCGCTGAAGCGCAATGTTGCTCGCGGCCAAGTCGACCTGTCGCTCTATGGTGTGGAGCAGGTATCCATCGAGCGCGGTAACGGTGTCTCGCCGATGCCGTCGACTGCTGGCTTGCCGAGCGAGGCCGAGCGCGCTGAGCTTCTGGACTCGCTGCCGGAGCAGCCGCTGCACGTCGCCACTGTCGCCTGTGGGCGTATCCGCCTGGATAGCCCGTGGGGTGACGAGGACGCGTACACCGTCGCCGATGCCATCGAAGCCGCGCGCATTGTTGCCCGCGCTGCCAACGTCGAGCTGGAGATCCGTAACGCCGAGGTGCTGCCGTGGCACCCGGGCCGCTGCGCTGAGCTGCTTGTCGACGGTCACGTCGTCGGCCACGCCGGTGAGCTGTACCCGAAGGTGTGCAAGGATGCTGGTCTGCCGGAGCGCACCTGCGCTATGGAGATCAATCTCGATGCACTGCCAGTGACGGAGCACCTGCCGGCGCCGGTACTCAGCCCGTTCCCAGCCGTCCACCAGGACGTCGCGCTTGTTGTCAGCGATGAGGTCTCTGCCGCAGAGGTGGAGAAGACTCTGGTGGAAGGCGCCGGTGAGCTCCTCGAATCCATCCGTGTCTTCGATGTTTACCGTTCCGAGCAGATGGGCGAAGGCGTTCGCTCACTGGCGTACTCCCTGCGTTTCCGCGCACCGGACCGTACGCTGAAGGAAGAGGAAGCTTCCGCAGCTCGCGAGGCGGCCATTGAGCTGGCCACTACCCGTCACGGCGCTCAGCTGCGCGGCTAA
- a CDS encoding trypsin-like serine protease, with protein MIGILRHRDNRLNSAEAREQRVGVRAVSSAKPAATVAAAAVTAGLLLTGAPSAAALVGGEAAAPSVAADSVVSVMVRTSPHTGNFCTGTAIAPQWVMTAAHCVRDVQVQVGEVEVGFGPDARRVPIDRWEIAPTGDVALIHLAGDAALPEYPAMERRQAFSEQETAGTVYGRSLLGDVADGSLPMATVTASMCPVKYQQCVREDSVLAHMERPAALQVGDSGGPLFIDGQLAAVFSGAVAFDGSVAPEESGYYLYTTTSSVAQWADGVMSQESNGVVEWSGVE; from the coding sequence ATGATTGGCATCTTGCGTCACCGCGACAACAGGCTGAATAGCGCAGAGGCACGAGAGCAGCGTGTCGGAGTGCGCGCTGTGAGCAGTGCGAAGCCTGCGGCGACTGTGGCAGCAGCTGCTGTCACGGCAGGTCTATTGCTCACCGGCGCGCCGAGTGCGGCTGCGCTGGTCGGCGGGGAGGCTGCTGCGCCTAGTGTGGCGGCGGACTCCGTGGTGTCGGTCATGGTCCGGACCAGTCCCCATACCGGAAACTTTTGCACGGGAACTGCAATCGCCCCGCAGTGGGTAATGACCGCAGCTCACTGCGTCCGTGATGTCCAGGTACAGGTTGGGGAAGTCGAGGTCGGTTTCGGCCCGGATGCCCGGCGTGTACCGATTGATCGCTGGGAGATTGCGCCCACCGGTGACGTAGCGCTTATTCACCTAGCGGGCGATGCAGCTCTTCCGGAGTATCCCGCAATGGAACGTCGTCAAGCGTTTTCAGAGCAAGAAACGGCAGGCACGGTCTATGGGCGATCGCTGCTCGGCGATGTTGCGGATGGCTCGCTGCCGATGGCGACCGTCACCGCGTCGATGTGCCCGGTGAAGTATCAACAGTGCGTGCGGGAAGACTCAGTGTTGGCGCACATGGAGCGCCCCGCGGCGTTGCAGGTGGGCGATTCGGGCGGACCGCTCTTTATCGACGGCCAGCTGGCTGCGGTGTTCTCGGGTGCAGTGGCTTTTGATGGCAGCGTCGCCCCGGAGGAGTCGGGTTACTATCTCTACACCACGACGTCATCGGTGGCGCAGTGGGCAGATGGTGTGATGAGCCAGGAGTCAAACGGCGTAGTTGAATGGTCCGGCGTTGAATAG
- the argC gene encoding N-acetyl-gamma-glutamyl-phosphate reductase produces MSISVAIAGATGYAGGEILRILLSHPAYLSGELTIGALTGASNAGARVGDIMPHVAPLADRRIEPTNGDTLAGHDVVFLGLPHGHSAAIAEQLGDDTVIIDCGADFRLQDAAEWEHYYGSEHAGTWAYGIPELPGNREVVAASKRIAVPGCFPTGGTITALPAVAKNLVEPDLSVVSITGTSGAGKKAAVPLLGSEVMGNLRAYNTAGKHRHTAEFLQNLKPYAEDLTVSFTPVLAPTSRGILTTITAPLVDGVTEAAAREAYLEFYKDEPFVQVLAEGLLPQTQSVIGSNLVQIQVEVDERAKRLVLTSAIDNLTKGTGGAAVQCMNLVTGQNETAGLPLVGVAP; encoded by the coding sequence ATGAGTATTTCCGTTGCCATTGCCGGTGCGACCGGTTACGCAGGAGGAGAGATTCTCCGCATCCTGTTGTCGCACCCGGCGTATCTTTCCGGCGAACTAACCATCGGCGCACTGACGGGAGCATCCAACGCGGGTGCTCGTGTGGGCGACATTATGCCTCATGTGGCACCTTTGGCTGACCGCCGTATTGAGCCGACTAATGGTGACACACTCGCTGGACATGACGTGGTGTTCCTCGGGCTGCCCCACGGTCATTCGGCTGCGATTGCAGAGCAGTTGGGGGATGACACGGTAATTATTGACTGCGGCGCGGATTTCCGCCTGCAGGATGCCGCTGAGTGGGAGCACTACTACGGCTCGGAGCATGCCGGTACCTGGGCTTACGGTATTCCAGAGCTGCCGGGCAACAGGGAAGTAGTGGCTGCTTCGAAGCGCATTGCTGTGCCGGGTTGTTTCCCCACTGGGGGTACAATTACGGCGCTGCCGGCAGTTGCAAAGAACCTGGTTGAGCCGGACCTGTCCGTTGTTTCCATCACCGGTACCTCCGGTGCGGGCAAGAAGGCGGCTGTGCCCCTGCTCGGGTCCGAGGTTATGGGCAATCTCCGCGCCTACAACACTGCGGGCAAGCACCGCCACACCGCAGAGTTCCTGCAGAACCTCAAGCCGTACGCAGAGGATCTCACCGTCAGCTTCACGCCCGTACTCGCCCCGACGTCGCGCGGCATTCTCACCACTATTACCGCCCCGCTTGTCGACGGGGTTACGGAGGCAGCCGCACGGGAAGCCTACCTCGAGTTCTACAAGGATGAGCCGTTTGTGCAGGTGTTGGCCGAAGGGCTGCTGCCGCAGACACAGTCGGTAATTGGCTCTAACTTGGTTCAGATTCAGGTCGAGGTAGATGAACGAGCCAAGCGCCTGGTGCTGACCTCGGCGATTGACAATCTGACAAAGGGCACCGGTGGTGCCGCAGTTCAGTGCATGAATTTGGTTACTGGACAGAATGAAACTGCAGGACTTCCACTGGTAGGAGTTGCCCCATGA